A single region of the Macrobrachium rosenbergii isolate ZJJX-2024 chromosome 5, ASM4041242v1, whole genome shotgun sequence genome encodes:
- the Mys45A gene encoding protein SDA1 homolog, with amino-acid sequence MDVSQENNNKLISNLPQLQNLIKRDPVSYAEEFERQHSVYAATLVIFEQNPTVFNNQLHELLMFMAQVAQCYPKELDKFPQELMTLLKRHASVLHPEMRMSLVKALVLLRNKNLLSPTDLHILFFQLLRCQDKNLRKFLQQHMVTDIKNLNSKSKNMKLNKELQNFMYEMLKAKHAVAAKTSLNVMLELYNKKIWNDAKTVNIITTACFHKVTKIMVAAIKFFVGKDDEDDDGGGGGDGDNSGSDSDEDEQAALKAAVMAYKVNKKTKKRKQKKMQKVKNIVKKNQKNKTTKVNMDFSALHLIHDPQDMAERLYRKLENMNERFEVKLLTMNLISRLIGIHKLYLPNFYPLLQRYLYPHQREVTKVMVFAAQAAHDEVPPDDLEPVVRCLANNFVTERYSSEVMAMGLNAIRELCARNPHGMPDDLLQDLAQYKTHKDKGVSMAARSLIVLFRDKNPMLLSRKDRGAPTELKAEEKQQMFGEINAKSFIPGAEILSFKIENEESDDSDSEGEGWIDVDHPEIYMDGSDDDEGKENEKKENSEKALTTKEAVKEVMKLTAEERAERAEDIVSSRFLTDQDFAKIAAVQAAKYVEKFSLNKKNKNSKRKLDIIEEKQEAGELVPLKNIEMIYKKRKHDKDARMGTVLAGREGREKYGQKKGKMNPHASTTNRQKNKGKNFMMMKHKVKGKQKKSFREKQLKLRNSLLKQRKFKI; translated from the exons gTTGCACAGTGCTACCCTAAGGAGTTAGATAAATTTCCACAAGAGCTTATGACACTCTTAAAACGGCATGCTTCAGTTTTGCACCCAGAGATGCGAATGTCACTTGTTAAGGCTTTGGTGCTGCTGCgtaataagaatttattatcacCAACAGATCTGCACATTCTGTTCTTCCAGTTATTGCGCTGCCAG GACAAAAATCTGCGCAAGTTCTTACAACAGCACATGGTTACAGATATCAAAAACTTGAattcaaaatccaaaaatatgaaGTTGAACAAAGAGCTCCAAAATTTCATGTATGAAATGTTGAAGGCTAAACATGCAGTAGCAGCAAAAACTTCATTGAATGTAATGTTAGAGctttacaacaagaaaatatggaatgatgCTAAAACAGTAAACATCATTACAACTGCATGTTTCCACAAGGTGACAAAGATTATGGTAGcagcaataaaattttttgttggcaaagatgatgaggatgatgatggaggtggtggtggtgacgGTGACAACAGTGGTTCAGACAGCGATGAGGATGAACAAGCAGCTTTAAAGGCTGCTGTGATGGCATATAAAGTcaataaaaagactaaaaaaagaaaacagaagaaaatgcagaaggtaaaaaatattgtgaaaaagaatcaaaagaataaaacaaccaAGGTTAACATGGATTTTTCTGCTTTGCATCTAATTCATGATCCACAAGATATGGCAGAAAGACTCTACAGAAAGTtggagaatatgaatgaaaggttTGAGGTGAAATTGTTAACAATGAACCTTATTTCCCGCTTAATAGGTATTCATAAGTTATACCTACCAAACTTTTATCCACTGCTTCAGAGATACTTGTATCCTCATCAGCGAGAAGTGACAAAAGTGATGGTTTTTGCCGCTCAAGCTGCCCATGATGAAGTTCCTCCAGATGATCTGGAACCAGTTGTGCGATGTCTTGCAAACAATTTTGTAACTGAACGATATTCCAGTGAAGTAATGGCTATGGGTCTTAATGCAATTAGGGAATTGTGTGCAAGGAATCCTCACGGTATGCCAGATGATTTATTGCAAGATTTGGCACagtataaaacacacaaagataAAGGGGTGTCAATGGCTGCAAGGTCACTCATAGTACTGTTTCGTGATAAAAACCCAATGCTTTTAAGTAGAAAAGACAGAGGAGCCCCAACTGAATTAAAAGCAGAGGAAAAACAGCAGATGTTTGGTGAAATTAATGCCAAGAGTTTCATTCCTGGAGCTGAAATTTTAAgctttaaaatagaaaatgaagagagTGATGACAGTGACAGTGAAGGAGAAGGCTGGATTGACGTTGATCATCCCGAAATATACATGGATGGTAGTGATGAtgacgaaggaaaagaaaatgaaaagaaggaaaacagtgAAAAGGCATTAACCACAAAGGAAGCTGTCAAAGAAGTGATGAAGCTGACAGCAGAAGAAAGAGCAGAAAGGGCTGAAGACATTGTCAGCAGCCGATTCCTCACAGATCAAGATTTTGCTAAGATTGCAGCAGTGCAGGCAGCAAAGTATGTGGAAAAGTTCAGTCtgaacaagaagaataaaaattcaaaacgtAAGTTGGATATTATAGAAGAAAAGCAGGAAGCAGGTGAACTGGTTCCACTGAAGAACATTGAAATgatttacaaaaagagaaaacatgatAAAGATGCTCGTATGGGAACTGTCCTAGCAGGTCGAGAGGGCCGTGAGAAATATGGTCAGAAGAAGGGCAAAATGAATCCACATGCATCGACAACaaatagacagaaaaataaaggtaaaaatttcaTGATGATGAAACATAAAgtgaagggaaaacaaaaaaaatcatttcgGGAGAAGCAGTTAAAATTGAGAAATTCCCTTCTGAAGCAgcggaaatttaaaatataa